A region of Nitrospinota bacterium DNA encodes the following proteins:
- the pdxA gene encoding 4-hydroxythreonine-4-phosphate dehydrogenase PdxA, translated as MKNIKLAVSLGDPAGIGPEVVLKAFRLLPKPARNCLTVFGDLAYFEELNRSTGSGVRVIDSRAAKRADDGLRVLPLLEMGFKRQDFGKVSKKMGAAAMVSLEVAAAATLDGEYDALITPPIHKKAVNLAGYHIPGHTEFLAEMCGDIPVAMMLASPNLKVVVATTHVAVKDVPGALDSAKLAGLMTIIDGSMKRMTGKRPTIAVCGLNPHASDQGLFGDEEKRIIAPAITIAKRKGMKVSGPYPADTMFTPRALEKYDVALAMYHDQGLIPVKALGFGKTVNITLGLPILRVSVDHGAAFDIAGKNLADGAPMAHAIMTAISILRGRF; from the coding sequence ATGAAAAATATCAAGCTGGCCGTGTCTTTGGGCGACCCTGCGGGCATAGGCCCGGAGGTGGTTCTAAAAGCCTTTCGCCTCCTTCCGAAACCGGCGCGCAACTGCCTTACCGTGTTCGGTGACCTTGCCTATTTCGAGGAACTCAACCGTTCTACCGGCTCCGGCGTGAGGGTGATCGATTCCCGCGCCGCAAAACGGGCCGATGACGGGCTTCGGGTGTTGCCGCTTCTGGAGATGGGATTTAAACGCCAGGATTTCGGCAAAGTGAGCAAAAAGATGGGGGCGGCGGCCATGGTGTCGCTGGAGGTGGCGGCGGCGGCCACGCTGGACGGGGAATACGATGCGCTGATAACCCCGCCGATCCACAAGAAAGCGGTAAACCTCGCCGGTTACCACATCCCCGGCCACACCGAGTTCCTGGCGGAAATGTGCGGCGATATTCCAGTGGCCATGATGCTGGCCTCCCCAAACTTAAAAGTGGTGGTTGCAACAACCCATGTTGCTGTAAAGGATGTGCCCGGGGCGCTGGATTCCGCCAAGCTGGCGGGCCTCATGACGATAATAGACGGTTCCATGAAACGCATGACCGGCAAACGCCCGACAATAGCCGTTTGCGGTTTGAATCCCCACGCTTCCGACCAGGGGCTGTTCGGCGATGAGGAGAAAAGGATAATCGCTCCCGCTATAACCATTGCAAAACGCAAAGGCATGAAAGTTTCCGGCCCATATCCGGCGGATACCATGTTCACCCCCAGGGCGCTGGAGAAATACGACGTGGCGCTGGCCATGTATCATGACCAGGGGTTGATTCCCGTAAAGGCGCTGGGGTTTGGCAAGACGGTTAACATAACCCTGGGCCTGCCAATCCTGCGGGTGTCGGTGGATCATGGCGCCGCGTTCGACATCGCCGGGAAAAACCTGGCCGATGGCGCGCCCATGGCCCATGCCATCATGACCGCCATTTCCATTTTGCGCGGGCGGTTTTAA
- the rsmA gene encoding ribosomal RNA small subunit methyltransferase A has protein sequence MRRYAHKQKKLGQCFLVDGSVVARIVSESGVVPHSRVLEVGPGRGILTEGLLNTGAHVTAVELDVELYDGLKQEMGARPNLVIIRGNAIYFDYGSVESPYRVVSNLPYSVSVPLIKKFIENKKRITSMTLMTQKEVAERLTAGPGDPHYGSLSIYLEYHCERRFMFQVPPDSFRPRPKVDSAVIRLVPRQSPPVDVKDEDAFFEFVGKAFVHRRKTLRNNLKNLWPDAEEFETACEKAGVAPSIRPEDVSIERYAALYACLG, from the coding sequence ATGCGGCGGTACGCGCACAAACAAAAAAAACTGGGGCAATGTTTCCTGGTGGACGGTTCCGTTGTGGCCCGGATAGTGTCCGAATCGGGAGTAGTCCCGCACAGCAGAGTGTTGGAGGTGGGGCCTGGCCGGGGGATATTGACCGAGGGATTATTGAACACCGGGGCGCATGTTACCGCCGTGGAGCTGGACGTGGAGCTTTACGACGGGCTGAAACAGGAAATGGGCGCCCGCCCCAATCTTGTCATTATCAGGGGTAACGCCATTTATTTCGATTACGGCTCCGTGGAATCTCCATATCGCGTTGTGTCAAACCTTCCTTATTCCGTCTCCGTGCCACTTATAAAAAAGTTCATCGAAAATAAAAAGCGCATCACCTCCATGACGCTGATGACCCAAAAAGAGGTGGCCGAAAGGCTAACCGCCGGGCCGGGCGACCCTCATTACGGCTCCCTTTCCATATACCTGGAATATCATTGCGAACGCCGGTTTATGTTTCAGGTTCCTCCGGACTCTTTCAGGCCCCGCCCCAAAGTGGACTCGGCGGTGATACGGCTGGTTCCGCGCCAATCGCCACCGGTGGACGTGAAAGATGAGGATGCGTTTTTCGAGTTTGTGGGCAAGGCGTTCGTCCATCGCCGGAAGACGTTGAGGAATAATCTGAAGAACCTGTGGCCCGATGCGGAGGAGTTTGAAACTGCCTGTGAAAAGGCTGGCGTTGCGCCTTCCATAAGGCCCGAGGATGTTTCGATTGAGCGGTACGCCGCGTTGTACGCCTGCTTAGGGTAG
- a CDS encoding sigma-54-dependent Fis family transcriptional regulator, which produces MKDSILVVDDDLGSLQMVEQFLKLKKYEPVCCLTYRDAKKELSEESKFSAVVLDYFLPDITGLEMMKDIHQAEPELPVIILTGSREVKTAVECVKHGAFHYLVKPVDPDELYHAVESAIRTQELIRENRRLKNDLRARYKFDTIVGASGPMVEVFDLINRAAKVRSTVLITGETGCGKELVARAIHYNSDRAEKPFIKVNCAAVPETLLEAELFGIDKNVATGVDARIGKFEAANGGTIFLDEIGDMALATQAKVLRAMQEREIERVGSHSPRKVDIRIIAATNRDLAVAIEEKQFRLDLFYRLNVLVIALPPLRERWEDVPPLVDHFVKKFCSENNIPVKTMDPEAMDRLLIYSWPGNVRELENTIERAVVMADGPVIEERHLPPVISRQGPPIAFEPEPDKPVRDLEKAVADYERRIIVSSLERCGWRQNKAAAELGVTERSMWYKIKKLGIEVKKSAENGD; this is translated from the coding sequence GTGAAAGACAGCATCCTGGTGGTGGACGACGACCTGGGCTCGCTCCAGATGGTGGAGCAGTTTCTAAAACTCAAGAAATACGAGCCGGTCTGTTGCCTTACCTACCGCGACGCCAAGAAGGAGCTTTCGGAAGAAAGCAAGTTCTCCGCCGTGGTGCTGGATTATTTCCTGCCGGACATCACGGGGCTTGAAATGATGAAAGATATCCACCAGGCGGAACCGGAACTGCCCGTGATAATCCTCACCGGCTCCCGTGAGGTGAAAACCGCCGTGGAATGCGTGAAACATGGCGCGTTCCATTACCTGGTAAAACCCGTGGATCCGGACGAGCTTTACCACGCCGTGGAAAGCGCCATAAGGACCCAGGAGCTCATCCGCGAAAACCGGCGGCTGAAAAACGATCTGCGCGCCCGGTACAAGTTTGACACCATCGTTGGCGCCTCCGGCCCCATGGTGGAGGTGTTCGACCTCATCAACCGCGCCGCAAAAGTGCGCTCCACCGTGCTCATTACCGGTGAGACCGGTTGCGGCAAGGAGCTTGTGGCCCGCGCCATCCATTACAATTCCGACCGGGCCGAAAAACCGTTCATCAAGGTGAACTGCGCGGCGGTTCCGGAAACGTTGCTGGAGGCGGAGCTCTTCGGCATAGACAAGAACGTGGCCACCGGGGTGGATGCGCGCATCGGCAAGTTTGAGGCGGCCAACGGCGGAACGATATTTTTGGACGAGATAGGCGACATGGCCCTGGCCACCCAGGCCAAGGTTTTACGCGCCATGCAGGAGAGGGAAATAGAACGGGTGGGAAGCCATTCTCCCCGCAAGGTGGATATACGCATCATCGCCGCCACTAATCGGGATTTGGCCGTAGCCATAGAGGAAAAACAGTTCCGGCTGGACCTTTTTTACCGGCTGAACGTGCTGGTGATTGCCCTGCCGCCGCTCCGGGAACGTTGGGAAGATGTCCCTCCGCTGGTGGACCATTTTGTAAAAAAGTTCTGTTCCGAAAACAACATTCCAGTAAAGACCATGGATCCTGAGGCTATGGACCGGCTATTAATCTACTCCTGGCCGGGCAACGTGAGGGAGCTGGAGAACACCATTGAACGGGCCGTGGTGATGGCCGACGGGCCGGTTATAGAGGAGAGGCATCTGCCCCCGGTCATATCCAGACAGGGGCCGCCAATCGCATTCGAGCCGGAGCCGGACAAACCCGTGCGCGACCTGGAAAAAGCCGTGGCCGATTACGAGCGGAGGATAATCGTATCCTCCCTGGAGCGGTGCGGGTGGCGTCAGAACAAGGCCGCCGCCGAGCTTGGCGTTACCGAACGGAGCATGTGGTACAAGATAAAGAAGCTGGGGATAGAGGTAAAGAAAAGCGCCGAAAATGGCGATTAA
- a CDS encoding GAF domain-containing protein, translated as MTDTQNTNLAAPSPAPYHNSVTAINRACDDHSLTEAAKTVAHQSLFITGHDLAVIRIHSPSGAGVACEADVNGAVLCFSGLNAPAGCACGDALRGEQTFFDGWALSSHCKERGLDNVLVTPVMAGSETAGLLLTAGKTGKPISAEQREVVKNVCNLLGDAIDRIKSHKLDKNRAADLETLNHIGRLIVSRLTLKEMVREIVADLGHVLETDEVNVIRYDSKKLELSFLASFFADGSNLSRPEVYPLSDGMNSWIIKNRKPLLIGSGTVEECEKLGIRHGGRPARSWLGVPIFYKDDIVGVLSVQSYNKDNLYDSRSTDLLSAVAAQCAVAMENARLYEEALERELEKERLYFSLTHDLLSLVNPVAGFAKLLATLPPDEPLESVRKLAGSVIKSSERITRFVEDILVYAKMKSGKLALNIERRDVISTLTLVVASLMPEARFRKLMLSVNGHEVADGRIPALEPIEADFDAGQMERVFFNLLGNAVKYAASSISMEVAAEDTRVTCRFSNDGDGVDENQVSCLFDEYYQGSSRNKGVGLGLPTVKRILEMHGGQIGAESGKGKGFTIQFEWPRTLSDRQNLKQPSPRAL; from the coding sequence ATGACTGATACACAAAACACAAATTTGGCCGCCCCATCCCCTGCGCCGTATCATAACTCGGTTACGGCAATCAACCGGGCTTGTGACGACCACTCGCTGACCGAAGCGGCGAAGACGGTGGCCCACCAGTCGCTTTTCATTACAGGCCACGACCTGGCCGTCATCAGGATACATTCCCCTTCCGGAGCCGGTGTGGCCTGCGAGGCGGACGTTAACGGGGCCGTCCTTTGTTTCAGCGGGCTCAATGCGCCCGCCGGTTGCGCCTGCGGCGACGCCTTACGGGGTGAGCAGACATTCTTTGACGGCTGGGCCCTATCCAGCCATTGCAAGGAAAGGGGGCTGGATAATGTTCTTGTAACCCCCGTCATGGCTGGGTCCGAAACAGCCGGGTTGCTTCTGACGGCCGGGAAAACCGGAAAACCAATTTCGGCGGAACAACGAGAGGTTGTAAAGAACGTCTGCAACCTGCTGGGTGACGCGATAGACAGAATAAAAAGCCACAAGCTGGACAAAAACCGGGCCGCGGACCTGGAAACACTCAACCACATAGGCCGTTTGATAGTGTCCCGGCTGACCCTAAAAGAGATGGTCCGGGAAATCGTGGCCGACCTGGGGCATGTGCTGGAGACCGACGAAGTTAACGTCATCCGGTACGATTCCAAAAAACTGGAGCTGAGCTTTCTGGCCAGTTTTTTCGCCGACGGCTCAAACCTTTCCCGTCCGGAGGTTTATCCCCTGTCCGACGGGATGAACAGCTGGATTATAAAAAACCGCAAACCGCTTCTTATAGGCTCCGGCACTGTGGAGGAATGCGAGAAGCTGGGTATCCGCCATGGTGGAAGGCCTGCCCGGTCCTGGCTTGGGGTCCCCATTTTCTATAAGGATGACATTGTTGGTGTGCTTTCTGTTCAAAGCTACAACAAGGATAACCTGTACGACAGCCGCTCCACCGACCTATTATCGGCGGTAGCCGCCCAGTGCGCCGTGGCCATGGAAAACGCCAGATTGTACGAAGAAGCGCTGGAGCGCGAACTGGAGAAGGAGCGGCTTTACTTCTCCCTTACCCACGACCTGCTCTCGCTGGTGAATCCGGTAGCGGGATTCGCCAAGCTTCTTGCCACCTTGCCGCCCGACGAGCCTTTGGAAAGCGTCCGTAAACTGGCAGGCTCGGTGATAAAGTCTTCCGAGCGGATAACACGGTTCGTAGAGGACATACTGGTTTACGCCAAGATGAAGTCCGGCAAGCTGGCGCTGAACATAGAGCGCCGCGACGTTATCTCAACGCTGACGCTGGTGGTTGCCAGCCTGATGCCAGAAGCGCGGTTCCGCAAATTGATGCTTAGCGTTAACGGACACGAAGTTGCCGATGGGCGAATACCAGCCCTGGAGCCTATAGAGGCGGACTTCGACGCGGGCCAGATGGAACGGGTTTTCTTTAACCTGCTGGGCAACGCCGTAAAATACGCGGCTTCCAGCATTTCCATGGAAGTGGCGGCTGAGGATACCAGGGTGACATGCCGGTTTTCCAATGACGGGGACGGGGTGGATGAAAACCAGGTGTCATGTTTGTTTGATGAGTATTACCAGGGAAGCTCCAGAAATAAAGGAGTTGGGCTAGGACTTCCTACCGTGAAAAGGATTTTGGAGATGCATGGCGGGCAGATAGGAGCCGAATCGGGTAAAGGCAAGGGTTTCACTATCCAGTTTGAATGGCCACGCACATTGTCGGACAGGCAAAACCTGAAACAGCCCAGCCCCAGGGCGCTGTAG
- a CDS encoding histidine phosphatase family protein: protein MAIPSPLNVILIRHGQTTGNRDGVAQGQTDTPLTPEGVNSTLIKAGKVGNMAFDKMYSSDLKRAVETVEILRGVLPGLPQVEYDPDLREIDFGDLSGKPKEEIMPQILLHKAYPGLRYPGGECGDDLWRRATRFFNKLANGGSSGPALVVTHYGIMETAARIFNLVLPDAPVHVGDEDVWKITLHGNFSARLEVL, encoded by the coding sequence ATGGCTATCCCTTCGCCGCTCAACGTTATTTTAATCCGCCATGGCCAAACCACCGGCAACCGTGACGGTGTGGCCCAAGGGCAAACAGACACCCCTTTAACGCCTGAAGGGGTAAACTCCACACTTATAAAGGCAGGTAAGGTTGGAAATATGGCCTTCGATAAAATGTACTCCAGCGACCTTAAAAGGGCCGTGGAGACGGTGGAAATCCTGCGGGGCGTCCTGCCCGGTTTGCCCCAGGTGGAATATGACCCGGATTTGCGGGAAATAGATTTCGGCGACCTTTCCGGCAAACCAAAAGAAGAGATAATGCCGCAAATCCTTCTCCACAAGGCCTATCCCGGGTTGCGATATCCGGGCGGTGAATGTGGGGATGATCTTTGGCGGCGGGCCACACGATTCTTCAACAAACTGGCAAACGGTGGCTCATCCGGCCCGGCGCTGGTGGTTACCCATTACGGGATAATGGAGACCGCCGCGAGAATATTTAATCTTGTTCTTCCGGACGCGCCCGTTCACGTTGGAGATGAGGATGTATGGAAGATAACGCTCCACGGGAACTTTTCAGCGCGGCTGGAGGTTTTATAG
- a CDS encoding PhzF family phenazine biosynthesis protein, producing MQAIPILCVDAFATKPFSGNPAAVCPLQKPAPDEWMSAVAAEMNLSETAFLIKTGDNEFNLRWFTPTVEVDLCGHATLASAHALWEKGYADKGAPIIFNTRSGNLKASMSERGITLDFPLITPEPCELQPKLVEALGVLSPMAIVKAGPDYLVELCCAPDVKSANPDFSALSKIPMRGVIVTAMGEEPGVDFVSRFFGPAAGINEDPVTGSAHCALAPYWAGKLGKTAFNARQVSKRGGELFVEISGNRVLLTGHAVIVWEGQLLY from the coding sequence ATGCAGGCAATTCCCATTCTCTGCGTAGACGCTTTCGCCACCAAGCCGTTCTCGGGCAATCCGGCGGCGGTGTGCCCCCTTCAAAAACCCGCGCCGGATGAATGGATGAGCGCCGTTGCGGCGGAGATGAACCTTTCGGAAACCGCGTTTTTGATAAAAACCGGCGATAACGAATTCAACCTGCGCTGGTTCACCCCCACGGTGGAGGTTGACCTTTGCGGCCACGCCACGCTGGCTTCCGCCCATGCGCTATGGGAGAAGGGATACGCGGACAAGGGCGCGCCGATAATATTTAACACCAGAAGCGGCAATCTGAAAGCCAGCATGTCCGAAAGGGGGATAACCCTGGATTTCCCGCTGATAACGCCGGAGCCATGCGAGCTCCAACCGAAACTTGTGGAGGCTCTGGGCGTCCTTTCCCCCATGGCTATTGTGAAAGCCGGGCCGGATTACCTGGTGGAGCTCTGCTGCGCTCCGGACGTGAAATCGGCCAATCCCGATTTTTCGGCCCTCTCGAAAATACCCATGCGCGGCGTTATAGTCACCGCCATGGGGGAGGAGCCGGGGGTGGATTTCGTGTCACGCTTCTTTGGGCCCGCCGCCGGGATAAACGAAGATCCGGTCACAGGCTCGGCCCATTGCGCGCTGGCGCCTTATTGGGCTGGCAAACTGGGGAAGACCGCGTTCAACGCCAGGCAGGTGTCCAAACGGGGCGGCGAGCTTTTCGTGGAGATTTCAGGGAACCGGGTTCTTCTAACCGGGCACGCGGTTATCGTATGGGAAGGTCAACTGCTGTACTAG
- a CDS encoding carbon monoxide dehydrogenase: protein MSLFAVAEHGVKISPPMKTTSLIGFGNRLDHFQARIGWRREGHRVAPGLYELGAPGKESPVFVTANYTLSFDALRSSLSGMDAYILVLDTKGINVWCAAGKGTFGTEELVHRVKAAGLKALVNHRKLILPQLGAVGVAAHVAKKNCGFKVEYGPVRAKDIKDYLENGAAPEMRRVNFGLIDRLTLIPVEFKHFFIPMVIASAVMFALAGTTGVLAALTAFTGGLALFPALLPHLPFKNFSLKGFVLGVALALPFTVMALMNETDALTGAGWALGYLLAMPPVTAYLALNFTGSTTFTSVTGVKKEISIYTPILAKLAGAGTVMMAILAVSRYL, encoded by the coding sequence ATGTCGTTGTTCGCCGTGGCGGAACATGGCGTTAAAATTTCCCCGCCCATGAAAACCACCAGCCTGATAGGTTTTGGAAACCGGCTGGATCATTTCCAGGCCCGCATAGGCTGGCGGCGGGAAGGCCACAGGGTTGCGCCGGGGCTGTATGAACTGGGGGCGCCTGGGAAAGAGTCGCCGGTGTTTGTCACCGCCAACTACACTTTGAGCTTCGACGCTTTGCGCTCCTCCCTTTCCGGGATGGACGCTTACATACTTGTACTGGACACCAAAGGGATAAACGTTTGGTGCGCGGCGGGCAAGGGAACTTTCGGCACGGAAGAGCTTGTCCATCGGGTGAAAGCCGCGGGTCTTAAAGCGTTGGTAAACCATCGCAAACTGATACTCCCCCAGCTTGGCGCCGTGGGGGTGGCGGCCCATGTGGCGAAAAAGAACTGCGGATTCAAGGTGGAATACGGCCCTGTCCGCGCAAAGGACATAAAGGATTATCTGGAAAACGGGGCGGCGCCGGAGATGCGCCGGGTCAATTTCGGATTGATTGACAGGCTCACGCTTATCCCCGTGGAGTTCAAGCATTTCTTCATCCCCATGGTTATCGCCTCGGCGGTAATGTTCGCCCTGGCGGGAACCACCGGCGTTTTGGCGGCGCTTACGGCGTTCACCGGCGGACTGGCGCTGTTCCCGGCGCTACTGCCTCACCTGCCATTCAAAAACTTTTCTTTGAAAGGTTTTGTATTGGGCGTCGCGCTGGCTTTGCCATTTACTGTAATGGCTTTGATGAACGAAACAGACGCGCTGACCGGCGCCGGATGGGCATTGGGTTATCTTCTGGCCATGCCACCGGTGACGGCGTATCTGGCTCTGAATTTCACAGGCTCCACCACCTTCACGTCTGTGACCGGCGTTAAAAAGGAGATTTCCATCTACACGCCCATTCTGGCCAAGCTGGCCGGGGCTGGCACGGTTATGATGGCGATATTGGCCGTGTCGAGGTATTTATGA
- a CDS encoding choice-of-anchor D domain-containing protein produces MKVELALSKGIRCLAILSLALALTVAPAHATTFTVNDTGDAHDANPGDNICATATSVCTLRAAIDEVNMAAGGHTIVIPSGTYTITGALGDDLNVSGDYDIRDSVTITGVGGPILDGGALDRVFHITGAYVVSITGVTIQNGNSGTGGGIYNPSGTVTISSSTISGNTAAGIWNSGTATISSSTITGNNGSGIYNSGTMTLTNATISGNQYTVSNGGGVIASAGSITFTNCTITNNSSITADDGVYRTGGNITFNNTIIANNGDGNDCTGIPGGSSTGYNLDSDNTCNLTAGTDIPGSALANLGALADNGGSTQTHALLTGSAAIDAGDCNGGAVTTDQRAAPRPYGSACDIGAYEYGAVASASGSSSSASPTAGCTDYHATNFNPAVSIDDGSCIFPDPDLGDVSQSVSFGPVAMTRSSTQTIVIENGGPISTYIYGVDISGSGFTIVSDTCTNQPVIPGRSCEIVVSFNPGAEGGFTGSLEVWTNNAKYYPLTIALSGSSSGLPPTEPALMAPGDGETITGTSVTLQWTPGQAPDGGPVTNKVYICESADFTGCSEPAATARSSGAAVPAAFVVVMGLLAPLGMRTRRGRTLMIAFMLVAGSAFASCGGGSSKPSETPSSSGSMQYTAKGLKANTTYYWKVATESQEGASSESAVYSFTTGG; encoded by the coding sequence ATGAAAGTCGAATTGGCGCTTTCCAAGGGTATCAGATGTCTGGCGATATTGTCATTGGCGTTGGCTTTGACAGTGGCCCCTGCCCACGCCACCACCTTTACCGTCAATGACACAGGCGACGCCCATGACGCCAACCCCGGCGACAACATCTGCGCCACAGCCACCTCGGTGTGCACCTTGCGCGCCGCGATTGATGAAGTGAACATGGCCGCAGGCGGCCACACCATCGTTATCCCCTCCGGCACATACACTATCACCGGCGCTTTAGGCGACGACCTTAACGTTAGCGGAGACTACGACATAAGGGATAGCGTCACCATCACTGGCGTTGGCGGGCCAATATTGGATGGCGGAGCTTTGGATAGGGTGTTTCACATCACCGGAGCCTATGTTGTGTCCATCACAGGGGTTACGATCCAAAACGGCAATTCTGGAACCGGTGGTGGCATATACAACCCCAGCGGGACAGTGACAATTTCCTCATCCACCATCAGCGGTAATACCGCCGCTGGTATCTGGAATAGTGGGACAGCCACTATTTCCTCATCCACCATCACCGGCAATAACGGCTCTGGAATCTACAACAGCGGAACCATGACATTGACCAACGCCACCATCAGCGGCAACCAGTACACGGTGTCCAACGGCGGCGGCGTGATCGCCTCAGCGGGCTCCATTACTTTCACCAATTGCACCATAACCAACAACAGCTCCATAACCGCCGACGATGGAGTTTACAGGACAGGCGGAAACATTACGTTTAATAACACCATCATTGCCAATAACGGAGATGGTAACGATTGCACCGGCATCCCCGGCGGTTCGTCCACCGGGTACAACCTGGACAGCGACAACACTTGCAACCTTACAGCAGGGACGGACATCCCCGGTTCGGCGCTGGCCAACCTTGGCGCTCTTGCCGATAACGGCGGTTCTACGCAGACCCATGCGCTCCTCACAGGCAGCGCGGCAATAGACGCTGGTGATTGCAACGGCGGGGCTGTCACAACCGACCAGCGCGCCGCGCCAAGGCCATATGGATCAGCTTGCGACATCGGGGCGTATGAGTATGGAGCTGTGGCTTCGGCGAGTGGTTCTTCATCGTCTGCTTCCCCCACCGCCGGTTGCACCGACTATCACGCCACAAACTTTAATCCCGCCGTTTCCATTGATGACGGGTCTTGCATATTCCCCGATCCTGATCTGGGCGATGTCTCGCAATCGGTAAGTTTTGGCCCGGTGGCGATGACCAGAAGCTCGACGCAGACCATCGTCATAGAGAACGGCGGCCCCATATCCACATACATCTACGGCGTGGACATATCGGGAAGCGGGTTCACGATTGTCAGCGACACTTGCACCAACCAGCCGGTGATACCGGGCCGGTCATGTGAAATCGTTGTCTCTTTCAATCCCGGCGCCGAGGGTGGTTTCACAGGATCGCTGGAGGTTTGGACGAACAACGCAAAATATTATCCGTTGACCATCGCGTTGAGCGGTTCCAGCTCTGGACTTCCGCCCACAGAGCCAGCGCTGATGGCGCCAGGCGACGGCGAGACCATTACAGGGACATCGGTGACGTTGCAATGGACTCCCGGCCAGGCGCCTGACGGCGGCCCGGTGACCAACAAGGTTTATATTTGCGAATCGGCGGACTTTACCGGATGTTCAGAACCAGCGGCGACTGCGCGGTCATCTGGCGCGGCGGTTCCAGCGGCGTTTGTGGTGGTGATGGGGCTTCTGGCGCCGTTGGGGATGCGGACACGGCGGGGGCGGACATTGATGATTGCGTTCATGCTTGTAGCGGGATCCGCGTTTGCATCCTGCGGCGGCGGATCGTCCAAACCTTCCGAAACGCCCAGTTCGTCCGGCTCCATGCAATACACTGCCAAAGGGCTCAAGGCGAATACAACCTACTATTGGAAAGTGGCGACGGAAAGCCAGGAGGGCGCTTCTTCCGAAAGCGCCGTTTACAGCTTCACCACAGGTGGATGA
- a CDS encoding 4Fe-4S binding protein produces the protein MTTLFNSYYIENTLEFNADKCVNCGVCVIVCPHAVFAENGGVVSVSKKSACMECGACMKNCPVDAIKVDAGVGCASAMIYAAIYGGEPTCGCDSEGNQAGCC, from the coding sequence ATGACCACGCTTTTTAACAGTTACTATATCGAGAACACGCTGGAGTTCAACGCGGACAAATGCGTCAATTGCGGCGTATGCGTAATAGTATGCCCCCATGCCGTTTTCGCGGAAAACGGGGGTGTTGTAAGCGTGTCTAAAAAATCCGCGTGCATGGAGTGCGGCGCCTGTATGAAAAACTGCCCCGTGGACGCAATAAAAGTGGACGCGGGGGTTGGATGCGCCAGCGCCATGATATACGCGGCCATTTACGGAGGCGAACCCACCTGCGGTTGCGACAGCGAAGGGAACCAGGCGGGGTGTTGCTGA
- a CDS encoding HD domain-containing protein — MNHQLLLILFYITLAIFFLAAMLMAVHQWRQARRREELLMGVIIALNELMELKDGYTEGHCARVKRWARDVGGALGLKRGEIDEIAIAAMIHDIGKIGAPDEILRKPSPLTEGEYAVIKTHPALGAKALHSLQWFVPMARIIKHHHERYDGAGYPDGLQGEGIPVGARIVALLDAYDAMTSNRSYRPAMERKKALAFIREGRGTQFDPKITDIFLAILENGGKLSHDPVCGMAVKEDISIVYKGRSYYFCSRTCREEFENKPEKYGR, encoded by the coding sequence ATGAATCATCAGTTGTTGCTGATTCTGTTCTACATAACGCTTGCCATATTTTTCCTTGCCGCCATGCTCATGGCCGTTCACCAATGGCGCCAGGCGCGCAGGCGCGAGGAACTGTTGATGGGTGTGATCATCGCCCTCAACGAACTCATGGAGCTCAAAGACGGCTATACTGAGGGGCACTGCGCCCGCGTAAAGCGGTGGGCGCGGGATGTTGGAGGCGCTCTGGGCTTAAAACGCGGGGAGATTGATGAAATCGCCATCGCCGCCATGATTCATGATATTGGTAAAATTGGGGCGCCGGACGAGATCCTGCGCAAACCTTCCCCCCTCACTGAAGGAGAATACGCGGTAATTAAAACCCACCCCGCGCTTGGAGCCAAGGCGTTACACTCCCTGCAGTGGTTTGTGCCGATGGCCCGGATAATAAAACACCATCACGAGCGTTATGACGGCGCGGGATATCCCGATGGCCTGCAAGGAGAGGGAATTCCCGTTGGAGCGCGCATTGTGGCGTTATTGGACGCCTATGATGCTATGACTTCCAACCGCTCATACCGCCCAGCCATGGAGAGGAAAAAGGCTTTGGCCTTCATCCGTGAAGGGCGCGGAACGCAATTCGACCCGAAAATAACCGACATATTCCTTGCCATCCTGGAAAATGGGGGGAAATTGAGCCATGATCCTGTTTGCGGAATGGCGGTTAAAGAAGATATCTCCATTGTTTACAAGGGCCGTAGCTACTATTTTTGTTCCAGGACCTGCCGGGAGGAGTTTGAAAATAAACCTGAAAAATATGGACGGTGA